The Nocardioides marmorisolisilvae genomic interval CCTGCAGCGATCTACGAACACAACTGGAACCTGAAGCCCGAGAAGGACGTGCGTGAGCTCGCCCGGCATCCAGAGTTGATCCCCGCGCATTCTGTGCTGGCCGGCGGCTTTCCCTGTCAACCGTTCAGCAAGTCTGGTCGTCAACTCGGCATCGCCGAAGATCGCGGAACCCTCTTCGAGGACGTGCTGAAGATCCTTGAGGCGAAGCAGCCCCCGGTTGTGATGCTCGAGAACGTCCGCAACCTCGCCGGTCCACGCCAACAGGCCGCATGGCTGCGGATCCTCCGTGGCCTGCGCGAGGCTGGCTACCGGGTGGGCGATCGCCCCACCGTGTTCTCGCCGCACCTACTGTCTCGGGCGTTAGGCGGAGCTCCCCAGGTTCGGGATCGCGTCTACATCTTGGGAGTCTGGGTCGGTAGGGACCGAGCGATGACAGAAATCGACCTCGACCCTGTCGTCCCCCATACGGCTGAGGAGGGATGGGACGTTTCCGATTGGAGCATCGAGGCGGACGTGCTGCTTCCTGAGCCACCGGCCAGTGAGATCCAGCGGTACAAGCTGAGCGGTGACGAGATCGCCTGGATCGACACCTGGAATGAACTGCTCGCGATGCTCGGAGACGCCAAGTTGCCTGGATTTCCGCTTTGGGAGTTCGCCTGGCATCAGCGGCGCCCAAACGGCTACCGGACGATGCCGGCCTGGAAGCAGAAGCTCATCGAGCAGAACCGAGACTTTTACCTGACACACCGCAGTGCAATCGATGCATGGCGATCGCGGGATCGAGACGTTCCCCTCTCCAAGTTTCCAGCCTCGCGCAGGAAGTTCGAATGGCAGGCCGGCTCGGGTGAGCGGGATCTATGGAAGCACCTGATGCAACTCAGGCCGTCGGGCATTCGCGTCAAGCAGGCGACCTACGCACCGGCACTGGTGGCCATGAGCCAGACACCCATCTTTGGTCCGCGTCGTCGCCGACTGACTCCGCCCGAGACCGCCCGACTGCAGGGATTCGATCCGACGACGTTCTCGTTCGCCGATCAGCCGGACAGCGCGAGCTACAAGCAGATGGGCAACGCCGTCAACGTGGGCGTCGTACGACACGTCTTCAAGGCGTTCGTCGAGAAGAACGCCGATGACATCGCGGCGTGCGGACCGGCCGGCACGTCCATCCTGGAGTCGCTGGGGATCGATGTTCCGCTGGTCTCGACCAGCGTCGCAGCCTCGTAGCCCAGTTCAAGGCGCAGATCAGAGATCAGAGTCCCAACGCGGCGAAGAAGTCATCCGGGCCCTGTGATGGTGAGGATGAGAAGTCAGATCGAAATGTCATCCCGGAGACACCGGGAGGCAGCGGGTACCCGAGCTCTGGTCGTGGAACGTCCTCCCGCCTGAAAAACTCGAGGCTCTGGTCGCTCACGTCAGCGACGAATCGCTCCGCCATGAACTCTCCGAAGGACGCTCCGCACTCCGCCGCCAAGATCGCCCAGAACGCTTCTCGATCCTCGCTGGCACCTAGGCCGTCCGCGACCCTTCGGGCGAAGTCACCAATCGTCATCCCACTCTCGCGCAACTCGACCCGAACGGACGCGAAGTAGCGGTTCCCCGGGCCGAACGCCTGGTCTGCAGAGATCGTGTGCGATCGCGTGGCCGACTGGGTCGCCTTCACCTCGACCTCGACGGGCGGCCGTGTCAGCACGAAGTCGATGGTGCTGGTTGGCACGCTGTGCCACCCGCGAACCCAATCCTCGGGTCGTCTCGCGGCCGCGATCAACGTCAACTCGCCGATCAAGCCCACCACGTCGGTTCGTGGCGGAGCCTGAAGCCTCCAGAACAGGCCAAGCCACCGCGCGAGTTCGTCAGCAACGTCGGTCTCGGCCGGGTCGCTCGGAAGTGCGAGAAGCAGTTCGTGGACGAACGAGGCGAACAAGGTCTGTACTTCGGGGTCAACGCTCCTGCAGCGCATCACGGAGACCCGCATAGTCCGCTGTGTGATCCCATCGTCAAGGCGATACTGGACACCGAACTCGGCACTCAGCGCAGCCATTCGCACCGGAATGGGGCTCGACGGCCCTGTGCGAGCCACGATCGCAGCGACGTACTCCCCACTGGCCGCGCCGCCCGCGTACGCCAAGGTGCCGCCGGCCTCCGTTGCGATGGCGCTGACAGCGAGAGTCTGATCAGGAAGGCCCTCCGCAGAGGCCCTCTCAGAACCAGACGCCATCGCGCCACGCAATTCGGCGCGCCGGTCTACTGACACTAGAAGCCGACCTCGATGATCCACCCACTAGCCGCCGAGCTCGGAACGTGCCATGCAGTCACGAGATAGCGCCCGAGCGGCTCGCGATCGCGCGACTCAACCGCCACTTGATGTAGTTGAACTGCGATGCCATCGTGATCCGCGCCGATGCTGCGATCTCCCGGATAATCGCCAGAGCGTCCCTGGAAGATCTGGATCCC includes:
- a CDS encoding PD-(D/E)XK motif protein; translated protein: MASGSERASAEGLPDQTLAVSAIATEAGGTLAYAGGAASGEYVAAIVARTGPSSPIPVRMAALSAEFGVQYRLDDGITQRTMRVSVMRCRSVDPEVQTLFASFVHELLLALPSDPAETDVADELARWLGLFWRLQAPPRTDVVGLIGELTLIAAARRPEDWVRGWHSVPTSTIDFVLTRPPVEVEVKATQSATRSHTISADQAFGPGNRYFASVRVELRESGMTIGDFARRVADGLGASEDREAFWAILAAECGASFGEFMAERFVADVSDQSLEFFRREDVPRPELGYPLPPGVSGMTFRSDFSSSPSQGPDDFFAALGL
- the dcm gene encoding DNA (cytosine-5-)-methyltransferase gives rise to the protein MFDFVDYFAGVGGFHAALSGLGGRAVQACEIDPKPAAIYEHNWNLKPEKDVRELARHPELIPAHSVLAGGFPCQPFSKSGRQLGIAEDRGTLFEDVLKILEAKQPPVVMLENVRNLAGPRQQAAWLRILRGLREAGYRVGDRPTVFSPHLLSRALGGAPQVRDRVYILGVWVGRDRAMTEIDLDPVVPHTAEEGWDVSDWSIEADVLLPEPPASEIQRYKLSGDEIAWIDTWNELLAMLGDAKLPGFPLWEFAWHQRRPNGYRTMPAWKQKLIEQNRDFYLTHRSAIDAWRSRDRDVPLSKFPASRRKFEWQAGSGERDLWKHLMQLRPSGIRVKQATYAPALVAMSQTPIFGPRRRRLTPPETARLQGFDPTTFSFADQPDSASYKQMGNAVNVGVVRHVFKAFVEKNADDIAACGPAGTSILESLGIDVPLVSTSVAAS